The following are from one region of the Denitrobacterium detoxificans genome:
- a CDS encoding dihydroorotate dehydrogenase electron transfer subunit — MCCEDRSGLIHERITLLSNEKVGPRLFVMRVESPRIAQALLPGQFTHVRIPQMESHILRRPFSVYETFPEEGTMDILYQVVGYGTEFLSQLPAGTQLDQIGPIGRPWDAPEGETRVLAVAGGAGAPATFMQVKRCVEAGVPVDVVLGAQNASALVTRERYAALLGADPVCATDDGSYGFKGFATIPAAELMQKNEYSRVITCGPEPLMRAVANSAAEAGIACQVSMERRMACGVGACLSCVVETAQGKKRACVDGPIFEADQVVW, encoded by the coding sequence ATGTGTTGCGAAGACCGTAGCGGTCTCATTCACGAGCGGATAACCCTGCTCTCCAACGAGAAGGTGGGTCCCAGGCTTTTCGTGATGCGCGTTGAAAGCCCGCGCATTGCCCAGGCGCTTCTCCCCGGTCAGTTCACGCATGTGCGCATCCCGCAGATGGAATCGCACATCCTTCGCCGCCCCTTCAGCGTATACGAAACGTTCCCCGAAGAGGGCACCATGGACATCCTGTACCAAGTCGTGGGCTATGGTACGGAATTCCTCTCGCAGCTTCCCGCTGGCACGCAGCTCGACCAGATTGGCCCTATCGGTCGTCCCTGGGATGCGCCCGAAGGCGAAACGCGCGTGCTCGCCGTTGCGGGCGGCGCGGGTGCGCCGGCTACGTTCATGCAGGTGAAGCGCTGCGTTGAAGCGGGCGTTCCCGTCGATGTGGTGCTTGGCGCGCAAAATGCCAGCGCTCTGGTTACGCGCGAGCGTTACGCCGCGCTGCTTGGCGCCGACCCGGTTTGCGCCACCGACGATGGCTCGTATGGCTTCAAGGGCTTCGCGACCATCCCGGCAGCCGAGCTCATGCAGAAGAACGAATACAGCCGCGTCATTACGTGCGGGCCGGAACCGCTCATGCGCGCCGTGGCCAACAGCGCAGCCGAAGCTGGCATCGCCTGCCAGGTTTCCATGGAGCGTCGCATGGCATGCGGCGTAGGCGCCTGCCTTTCGTGCGTGGTGGAAACCGCCCAGGGCAAGAAGCGCGCGTGCGTCGATGGTCCCATTTTTGAAGCTGATCAGGTGGTGTGGTAA
- a CDS encoding flavodoxin family protein → MNVKVVYYSQSGNTEAIANEIASELGVPAYTIDEMPAAALDCDVLFLGGAPYLNALAKELREYANAIPAGKVGRVVLFTTSGVSRRTILALRKILLRKGILVDCKHFFAPEFAIESRKPAARAFARKHVKEANSICCGTDVKAVAVTAISIAVATAAVAGVTVAAVCGARHFKKR, encoded by the coding sequence ATGAACGTCAAAGTCGTCTATTACTCTCAGTCGGGCAACACCGAGGCCATTGCCAATGAGATAGCCAGCGAGCTGGGCGTGCCCGCGTACACAATAGATGAAATGCCGGCCGCCGCTCTTGATTGCGACGTGCTTTTCCTTGGGGGTGCGCCGTACTTGAACGCCCTCGCCAAAGAGCTTCGCGAGTACGCGAATGCCATTCCCGCTGGTAAGGTAGGCCGCGTTGTCCTCTTCACCACATCGGGCGTATCGCGTCGCACGATTCTTGCCCTTCGCAAGATTCTTCTTCGCAAGGGCATTCTCGTCGATTGCAAGCATTTCTTCGCTCCCGAATTTGCCATCGAGTCTCGCAAGCCGGCTGCTCGCGCCTTTGCTCGCAAGCACGTGAAGGAAGCGAATTCCATCTGCTGCGGGACCGACGTGAAGGCCGTTGCCGTCACGGCTATCTCCATTGCCGTCGCAACGGCAGCCGTTGCGGGGGTGACGGTTGCCGCCGTGTGCGGGGCAAGGCATTTCAAGAAGCGCTAA
- a CDS encoding dihydroorotate dehydrogenase, whose protein sequence is MTQVNMAVNLGGLEMKNPVTVASGTYAAGREYNDFVPVEMLGAVTTKGVSLNGWEGNASPRIAETPSGMLNSIGLQNPGVAVLKEKDLSWLEGRDVPVIVNVSGHSFEEYVQVIESLDDDDRVSAYEVNISCPNVDSGGMTFGTHVPSVEKIVGLCREATKKPMIVKLSPNVTDVTEIARAAEASGADALSLINTLLGMAIDARTRKPVLARVVGGLSGPAVKPVALRMVWQVHNAVNVPILGMGGIMNGTDAVEFMLAGATAVSVGTANFVNPLATREVIEGIRAYCEEQGVTDVNELVGGLQC, encoded by the coding sequence ATGACGCAGGTGAATATGGCCGTCAATTTGGGCGGCTTGGAAATGAAGAATCCCGTTACCGTGGCTTCGGGCACGTATGCCGCTGGCCGCGAGTACAACGATTTTGTGCCCGTCGAGATGCTTGGCGCAGTCACCACGAAGGGCGTGTCGTTGAACGGCTGGGAGGGCAACGCAAGCCCTCGCATTGCCGAAACGCCTTCTGGCATGCTGAATTCCATCGGCCTGCAGAACCCTGGCGTGGCCGTGCTGAAGGAAAAGGACCTTTCGTGGCTCGAAGGGCGTGACGTACCCGTCATCGTGAACGTCTCTGGCCACAGCTTCGAGGAATACGTGCAGGTCATCGAATCGCTCGACGACGATGATCGCGTGAGCGCCTATGAGGTGAATATCAGCTGCCCCAATGTCGATTCGGGCGGCATGACGTTTGGCACGCACGTTCCCAGCGTGGAAAAGATCGTGGGCCTGTGCCGCGAGGCCACGAAGAAGCCCATGATCGTGAAGCTTTCCCCGAACGTCACTGACGTCACGGAAATCGCCCGCGCGGCCGAAGCCTCGGGTGCCGACGCCCTTTCGCTCATCAATACGCTTTTGGGCATGGCCATCGACGCACGTACCCGCAAGCCCGTGCTTGCTCGCGTGGTGGGCGGCCTTTCCGGCCCGGCCGTGAAGCCCGTTGCTCTGCGCATGGTATGGCAGGTGCACAACGCCGTAAACGTACCCATCTTGGGTATGGGCGGCATCATGAACGGCACCGACGCCGTCGAGTTCATGCTCGCGGGCGCTACCGCCGTTTCCGTGGGCACCGCCAACTTCGTAAACCCCCTCGCCACGCGCGAGGTCATCGAGGGTATTCGTGCATACTGCGAAGAGCAGGGCGTAACCGACGTGAACGAGCTGGTAGGAGGCCTGCAATGCTAG
- a CDS encoding methyltransferase domain-containing protein, whose product MSEVKERQSLEYWAGRAPEYSELHMKSYRSDKRMRFASQVAMSLPAEDNIKALDIGCGSGFMTMLLIDAGCSATGVDFSEEMLAMARKNLAKRGYEAELMCMNAHKLEFPDGSFDFIVSRNVTWILEDVDAVYAEVMRVLAEGGVFLNLDANYGKAFNEAEARGETPTHPTQSLEQLLMRNDIARDLPITLVDRPQWDIEQFWKLGASEIRCRRLGAGQNTPGSAQFALEVHKGRSGLGDDANCVNALDTPSQPVLREEGSGADASALEARAKVMLVDYMKMGVFEFDPRKFVVRKEGVPVKLTPKEFNLLLTLARNAGSVVSSDALVKAAWGSEYSDGHANVAVYVSRIRRKIEEDPKNPRYLMTRWASGYVFFPDGRE is encoded by the coding sequence ATGTCGGAAGTGAAGGAACGACAGTCTTTAGAATACTGGGCAGGTAGGGCACCTGAGTATTCTGAGCTGCATATGAAATCATACCGAAGCGATAAACGCATGCGGTTTGCCTCGCAAGTGGCGATGAGCTTGCCTGCTGAGGACAATATCAAGGCACTTGATATCGGGTGCGGTTCAGGCTTCATGACGATGCTGCTCATTGATGCGGGGTGTAGTGCCACGGGCGTTGATTTCTCGGAAGAGATGCTCGCCATGGCGCGAAAGAATCTTGCAAAGAGGGGCTACGAGGCAGAGCTTATGTGCATGAATGCACATAAGCTCGAATTCCCCGATGGCTCCTTTGACTTTATCGTTTCGCGAAACGTGACATGGATTCTCGAGGATGTGGATGCTGTCTATGCCGAGGTTATGCGCGTACTCGCAGAGGGCGGCGTGTTCCTTAACCTCGATGCGAATTATGGGAAGGCATTCAACGAGGCTGAAGCGCGTGGCGAAACGCCCACTCATCCCACGCAATCGCTCGAGCAGCTGCTGATGCGCAACGATATCGCTCGCGATTTGCCCATCACATTGGTCGATCGTCCGCAGTGGGACATCGAACAATTTTGGAAACTTGGTGCGAGCGAGATTCGCTGCCGTCGTCTTGGCGCGGGGCAGAACACGCCGGGCAGCGCCCAGTTTGCGCTTGAGGTTCATAAGGGGCGTTCCGGGTTGGGTGACGATGCGAATTGCGTCAATGCGCTTGATACCCCTTCCCAGCCCGTTCTGAGAGAAGAGGGTTCTGGGGCTGATGCCTCTGCGCTTGAGGCGCGGGCCAAGGTCATGCTCGTCGACTACATGAAAATGGGTGTTTTCGAATTCGATCCAAGGAAGTTCGTTGTGCGGAAAGAGGGCGTGCCCGTAAAGCTCACGCCAAAGGAGTTCAACTTATTGCTAACGTTGGCGCGCAATGCCGGTTCGGTCGTTTCCTCCGATGCACTGGTAAAGGCTGCTTGGGGAAGCGAATACTCCGATGGGCACGCTAACGTCGCCGTCTACGTAAGCCGAATAAGGCGCAAGATTGAAGAAGATCCTAAAAACCCGCGCTATTTGATGACTCGCTGGGCTTCTGGCTATGTCTTTTTCCCAGATGGTAGGGAATAG
- a CDS encoding ABC transporter ATP-binding protein encodes MNLEVDDIAFGYESSRKVLEHTSLSYESPEVLCILGANGTGKSTLLQCIIGALEISAGSITVDRVPVVHYSARDFARKVAYLPQTHTPSFAYKVIDVVAMGRTSRIGYLSSPSDKDVAFAYEQLDYLGVGHLAEKPYTDISGGERQLVMIASALTQEPELMILDEPTAHLDFGNAYRFIELVKKLRDRNMGVLMTTHFPDHALMLGSKTAILSGGRIVAEGLAHEVVTEENMRELYGIEVHVEHIGNRTICLPGPLGNDAK; translated from the coding sequence ATGAACCTGGAGGTTGATGATATCGCTTTTGGATACGAATCCTCACGCAAGGTGCTCGAGCATACGTCGCTTTCGTATGAATCCCCCGAGGTGCTGTGCATACTAGGGGCAAACGGCACTGGGAAATCAACCTTGCTGCAGTGCATCATCGGGGCTTTGGAGATATCTGCTGGCTCCATTACGGTCGACCGTGTTCCCGTTGTGCATTATAGTGCTCGCGATTTCGCCCGTAAGGTCGCCTATCTTCCGCAAACGCATACGCCCTCGTTTGCCTATAAGGTGATCGATGTTGTGGCCATGGGTCGAACGTCGCGTATCGGATACCTATCAAGCCCAAGTGACAAAGATGTTGCGTTCGCATATGAGCAGCTCGATTACCTAGGAGTTGGTCACCTTGCAGAGAAGCCCTACACCGATATTTCGGGCGGCGAACGACAGTTGGTCATGATCGCCTCTGCACTTACGCAGGAGCCTGAACTCATGATATTGGACGAGCCGACCGCGCATCTCGACTTTGGAAACGCATACCGTTTCATCGAGCTGGTCAAGAAGCTTCGCGATAGGAATATGGGCGTTCTTATGACCACTCATTTTCCCGATCACGCGCTCATGCTCGGATCGAAGACGGCGATACTTTCCGGTGGTCGTATCGTTGCCGAGGGGCTTGCGCATGAGGTCGTTACCGAAGAAAACATGCGAGAGCTTTACGGCATTGAAGTGCATGTCGAGCATATCGGCAATCGCACCATCTGTCTCCCTGGGCCCCTTGGAAACGATGCCAAATAG